Proteins encoded within one genomic window of Hahella chejuensis KCTC 2396:
- a CDS encoding undecaprenyl-diphosphate phosphatase, with product MTWLEIVVLALIQGLTEFLPISSSAHLILPSEVWGWQDQGLAFDVAVHVGTLLAVMVYFRADIFNLLNGWIKQITGGGASQESRLAWAVILGTIPACVAGLLLDSWIEENLRSALVIALTTIGFGVLLGMADRKEGTRDIDQFTLKDALIIGVSQALALIPGTSRSGITMTSALFLGLNRDTAARFSFLLSIPLIAAAGLFKGLELADTGTSSQWSEIAGATLISAVSAYACIHLFLKFLQKIGFMPFVIYRMLLGAGLLVWLYVA from the coding sequence ATGACTTGGCTTGAAATCGTTGTTTTGGCGCTGATCCAGGGGCTGACGGAGTTTCTTCCTATTTCCAGTTCCGCGCATTTGATTCTTCCCTCTGAGGTTTGGGGTTGGCAGGATCAGGGGCTGGCGTTTGACGTAGCTGTTCATGTCGGCACTTTGCTGGCGGTTATGGTTTATTTTCGCGCTGATATTTTCAATTTGCTCAATGGATGGATTAAGCAGATTACTGGCGGCGGAGCATCACAAGAGTCGCGTCTTGCCTGGGCGGTTATTCTCGGCACTATACCTGCTTGCGTGGCGGGATTGTTGCTGGACAGTTGGATAGAAGAGAACCTGCGCTCAGCGTTGGTTATCGCCCTGACGACAATAGGTTTCGGGGTGTTGTTGGGGATGGCTGACCGCAAAGAAGGAACTCGCGATATTGATCAGTTTACTCTGAAAGACGCGTTGATTATTGGCGTCTCACAAGCATTGGCGTTGATTCCGGGTACTTCGCGTTCTGGCATTACCATGACGTCGGCCTTATTTCTGGGATTGAATAGGGACACTGCGGCCCGTTTCTCTTTCCTGCTGTCTATCCCTTTGATCGCCGCAGCCGGGCTGTTTAAAGGGCTGGAGTTGGCGGATACCGGGACCAGCTCGCAATGGTCGGAGATTGCCGGTGCGACACTTATTTCAGCCGTCAGCGCCTATGCCTGTATTCACTTATTTTTAAAATTTTTACAGAAGATAGGTTTCATGCCATTCGTAATCTATCGCATGCTATTAGGCGCAGGCCTGCTGGTCTGGTTGTATGTAGCCTAA
- a CDS encoding class I SAM-dependent methyltransferase: MISYDDQVLVSYSNQRWEEAEAFSSQFGLRLVALEALPAKSDRAVYLLNFSDTRVELVNWREQAPGPVFVDFVEGALAYRREHGGGRGEMVAKSVGLKGEVKCLNVLDATAGLGRDAYVLAALGCHVVMYERNPLVHALLADGLRRALECADAASVVSRMTLHLGEAFNTFPDGIDVVYLDPMFPERRKSSAVKKEMQAFKDIVGADPDADELLAAALRQEVKRIVVKRPKGAPCLLGREPSFTVTGKSGRFDVYALRKLTGG, from the coding sequence ATGATTTCTTATGACGATCAGGTGTTGGTGAGCTATAGCAATCAGCGCTGGGAGGAGGCTGAAGCGTTTTCCTCTCAGTTCGGTTTGCGCCTTGTCGCTTTGGAGGCATTGCCGGCCAAAAGCGACAGGGCTGTGTACTTGCTCAACTTCTCCGACACGAGGGTTGAGTTGGTCAACTGGCGCGAGCAGGCGCCGGGGCCGGTATTTGTGGACTTTGTCGAAGGTGCGCTAGCCTATCGGCGCGAGCATGGCGGCGGCCGAGGTGAAATGGTGGCCAAGTCTGTCGGGCTGAAAGGCGAAGTAAAATGCCTGAATGTGCTGGACGCTACAGCGGGCTTGGGAAGGGATGCCTATGTGCTGGCGGCGCTGGGGTGTCATGTAGTGATGTACGAACGTAATCCGTTGGTGCACGCTCTATTGGCGGATGGTTTGCGTCGTGCGCTAGAGTGTGCTGACGCTGCGTCAGTGGTCTCGCGTATGACGCTGCATCTGGGAGAGGCCTTTAATACATTTCCTGATGGGATAGATGTAGTTTACCTCGACCCTATGTTTCCTGAGCGTCGCAAGAGTAGCGCTGTGAAGAAAGAAATGCAGGCGTTTAAGGATATTGTCGGCGCTGATCCTGATGCGGACGAGCTATTGGCGGCGGCCTTGCGGCAGGAAGTTAAGCGAATAGTGGTTAAGCGACCAAAGGGGGCTCCGTGTTTGTTGGGGCGTGAGCCAAGTTTTACTGTGACGGGAAAAAGCGGTCGGTTCGATGTTTACGCGCTACGTAAGTTGACCGGTGGGTAG
- a CDS encoding DMT family transporter produces the protein MSLLDLLLGLLANLAWGFNFIAGKEGAQHFQPLLFTALRFAILLALTAPWLKPAKGYMKPLLSVAFVLGVLHFSMMFLGLNAGGNIASVAIATQLYVPFSAILAAAILKESIGWIKGGAIVLALAGVFIIGFDPVVFNHLDALAWVVGAAASMAVATILMKQCPTLGVMRLQAWIALVATPSLLALSYIFEDGQWSLLVQSEWSDYWAPLYSAVAASIIGHGIVYRLLGRYSVSLVTPMMLLAPIFAMVFGVVWFGDVLTWKLSLGGALTLLGVVIINIPREQLRRVMHLLAGKRGASV, from the coding sequence ATGAGCCTATTGGATTTGTTGTTGGGCCTGCTGGCGAATCTTGCGTGGGGATTTAATTTTATTGCAGGTAAGGAGGGCGCCCAACACTTTCAACCTCTATTGTTTACCGCTTTGCGTTTCGCCATTTTGCTGGCGTTGACGGCGCCATGGTTGAAGCCGGCGAAGGGGTATATGAAGCCGTTGCTGTCGGTTGCATTTGTATTGGGCGTATTACACTTCAGTATGATGTTCCTGGGACTTAACGCAGGAGGGAATATTGCTTCGGTCGCGATTGCCACACAGCTTTATGTTCCGTTCTCAGCCATCCTGGCGGCGGCGATATTAAAAGAAAGTATTGGGTGGATTAAAGGAGGGGCGATTGTTCTTGCTTTAGCCGGGGTATTCATAATTGGGTTTGACCCAGTCGTCTTTAACCATCTGGATGCTTTGGCTTGGGTGGTGGGCGCCGCTGCGAGCATGGCGGTTGCGACCATATTGATGAAGCAGTGTCCGACGTTAGGAGTTATGCGGCTGCAGGCATGGATTGCTCTGGTGGCTACTCCGTCGCTGCTGGCGTTGTCTTATATATTTGAGGACGGCCAGTGGTCGCTTTTGGTTCAAAGTGAATGGAGTGACTACTGGGCTCCACTTTATTCGGCTGTGGCGGCGTCTATTATTGGTCATGGCATTGTGTATCGTTTGCTTGGGCGTTACAGCGTTTCATTAGTTACTCCGATGATGTTGCTGGCCCCGATATTTGCGATGGTGTTTGGAGTAGTGTGGTTTGGGGATGTGTTGACCTGGAAGTTGTCCCTCGGCGGCGCGTTAACGTTGTTGGGAGTGGTTATCATTAATATACCCAGGGAACAGTTGCGGCGAGTAATGCACTTGCTGGCTGGTAAAAGAGGGGCTTCGGTCTAA
- a CDS encoding cytochrome b, protein MWKNTQQNYGLIAILLHWLVALVVFGLFGLGLYMTDLSYYDAWYQKAPFIHKSIGMLLLFVIVFRLVWRFINVRPEPEPSLSRIEKVASEWAHRLLYLLLIATMIAGYLISTADGRGIDVFGWFEIPALLPPVKGMEDIAGEVHEWLAWTLVGLAVLHALAAIKHHVIDKDKTLMRMFSPK, encoded by the coding sequence ATGTGGAAAAATACGCAACAAAATTATGGGCTTATAGCAATTCTGCTGCACTGGCTGGTTGCGCTTGTTGTTTTCGGTTTATTCGGACTGGGGCTCTATATGACAGACCTGTCTTATTACGACGCCTGGTATCAAAAAGCTCCTTTCATTCATAAAAGCATCGGTATGTTGCTGCTGTTTGTCATTGTATTCAGATTGGTTTGGCGGTTTATCAATGTGCGCCCTGAACCAGAACCTTCACTGAGCCGTATCGAAAAGGTCGCCAGTGAATGGGCGCATCGTCTGCTGTACTTGTTGTTGATCGCCACCATGATCGCCGGATATCTCATTTCCACTGCTGATGGGCGCGGCATTGATGTGTTCGGATGGTTTGAAATTCCTGCTTTGCTCCCTCCTGTGAAAGGGATGGAGGATATTGCCGGTGAAGTTCACGAATGGTTGGCGTGGACATTGGTGGGGTTAGCCGTACTGCATGCATTGGCGGCTATCAAACACCATGTGATAGATAAAGATAAAACTCTGATGAGGATGTTTTCACCTAAATAG
- a CDS encoding YceI family protein, which yields MKKSIVGAVLGVMLTGAASVHAADFVMDTKNAHSFIQFKMSHLGYSWVLGRFNKFDGEFSYDEANPSAAKVSVNIDPSSVDTNHAERDKHIRSEDFLHVDEFPSAKFVSKKVIPEGDGKAKIVGDLTLRGVTKEVVLDAKHIAGGNDPWGGYREGFEGTTTFKLKDFGIPKSLGPAAEEIQLYMTVEGIRK from the coding sequence ATGAAGAAGAGCATCGTTGGCGCTGTATTGGGCGTTATGTTGACTGGCGCGGCATCTGTACATGCAGCGGATTTCGTCATGGACACCAAAAATGCGCACTCTTTTATTCAGTTCAAAATGTCCCACCTGGGTTACAGCTGGGTGCTGGGCCGTTTCAACAAGTTTGACGGCGAATTTTCATACGATGAGGCAAACCCCTCTGCGGCGAAAGTATCCGTGAACATCGATCCCTCCAGTGTAGACACTAATCACGCCGAGCGTGACAAACACATTCGTAGCGAAGACTTCCTGCATGTAGACGAGTTTCCCTCCGCGAAGTTTGTAAGCAAGAAAGTGATTCCCGAAGGTGACGGAAAAGCAAAAATCGTTGGCGATCTGACTCTGCGTGGCGTTACCAAAGAAGTGGTATTGGACGCTAAGCATATCGCTGGCGGCAACGATCCTTGGGGCGGCTATCGCGAAGGTTTTGAGGGTACAACTACTTTTAAGCTGAAGGATTTTGGCATTCCCAAAAGCCTGGGACCGGCAGCGGAAGAAATCCAGCTTTACATGACAGTAGAAGGCATCCGCAAGTAA
- a CDS encoding C13 family peptidase, producing the protein MLDNLVQGLRLAFFFPATSIRFRLSPGAFWFVAVIGALVSVLMGIYATESPRIFQAEGLFSETFLLVAVLAGSFVASKIVGDPYSQYRIPTLFLNSIIAPYVLYTVFEQEVTLAYYSDYPQLFWWSYYALIAWTLLIAYRAISLSSVGLPLRQISAALLLTIITFLPAHYLYFYDFWITDYSQNLAQEPQAPALNAERILSRQGPLLQKQLEKLQASKPGEQDMFFIGYAGWGEQQVFANEVAFAKRLFNQQYTRSEQELILVNDVNNPEGAPLATATNLETALNHMETLIQPEEDILFLFMTSHGGEDHSIASSLSNLPLNDVPAEKLGEILNASPFKWKVVVISACYSGGVIPHLENENTLVITAARSDRTSFGCSDDAEYTYFGRAFLVESLTQTPSFVAAFDKARDLVSRWEKRDGFTPSEPQIRVGEKVLQQLVQWSEKREVNEETHCQTKC; encoded by the coding sequence ATGCTTGATAATCTTGTCCAGGGTTTACGCCTGGCCTTCTTCTTTCCCGCCACCTCCATTCGGTTCCGTTTGAGCCCGGGCGCTTTTTGGTTCGTCGCCGTCATTGGCGCTCTGGTAAGCGTTCTCATGGGGATATACGCAACAGAGAGCCCGCGCATATTTCAGGCGGAAGGGCTATTCAGCGAAACCTTCCTGTTGGTCGCTGTTCTGGCGGGTAGTTTTGTCGCCAGCAAGATAGTTGGCGATCCCTATTCGCAATATCGCATTCCCACGCTGTTTCTCAATTCGATCATTGCACCATATGTCCTCTATACAGTATTCGAGCAGGAAGTCACCCTCGCATATTATTCCGACTACCCTCAGCTGTTCTGGTGGTCATATTACGCCCTGATCGCCTGGACGCTGCTCATCGCCTATCGCGCGATCAGTTTATCCTCCGTCGGCCTCCCTCTTCGTCAAATCTCTGCTGCATTACTGCTGACGATCATCACGTTCCTGCCTGCGCACTACTTATACTTTTATGATTTCTGGATCACAGATTACAGCCAAAACCTCGCACAAGAACCCCAGGCGCCCGCCCTGAACGCGGAACGCATACTGAGTCGCCAGGGACCTTTACTGCAAAAGCAACTGGAAAAACTACAGGCTTCCAAACCCGGGGAGCAGGACATGTTTTTCATTGGTTACGCAGGCTGGGGCGAACAGCAGGTTTTCGCCAATGAGGTCGCTTTCGCCAAACGTTTGTTCAATCAACAATACACACGCTCAGAGCAAGAGTTAATCCTGGTCAACGACGTCAACAATCCGGAAGGGGCTCCTCTCGCCACCGCGACGAACCTTGAGACAGCGCTCAATCATATGGAGACCTTAATCCAGCCAGAGGAGGATATTCTGTTTCTCTTCATGACCAGCCACGGCGGAGAGGATCACAGCATCGCCAGCAGTCTCAGCAACCTGCCGTTGAATGACGTGCCAGCAGAAAAGCTTGGCGAAATACTCAACGCCAGTCCGTTCAAATGGAAAGTCGTCGTCATTTCCGCCTGCTATTCGGGCGGAGTCATCCCCCATCTTGAGAATGAAAACACGCTCGTAATCACAGCGGCTCGATCTGATAGAACATCATTTGGCTGCAGCGACGATGCTGAGTACACCTATTTCGGACGCGCCTTCCTGGTCGAATCACTGACGCAAACGCCTTCATTCGTCGCCGCGTTCGACAAAGCCAGGGACTTAGTAAGTCGTTGGGAGAAAAGAGATGGATTTACTCCGTCGGAGCCGCAAATTCGGGTGGGAGAGAAAGTGTTGCAACAATTGGTGCAATGGAGCGAGAAAAGAGAAGTAAACGAAGAGACCCATTGCCAAACTAAATGTTGA
- the putP gene encoding sodium/proline symporter PutP, whose amino-acid sequence MIENQFAVGMTFLVYLLGMLGIGVWSYLRTKNLSDYILGGRSLGPFPSALSAGASDMSGWLLLGLPGYAYAAGYEAAWIAIGLLAGTWLNWLIVARRLRVYSKAANDSLTLPEFFENRFEDSSRLLRVISAFFILLFFLFYTSSGLVAGGKLFATVFGLDYNWAVFAGVLAVVSYTLFGGFLAVSWTDVVQGLLMAAALVIVPVIAINADGGWSAANAAMAAKNPEMLNVWTSVKGEPLGIIAILSLLGWGLGYFGQPHILARFKAIRSENDIPMARRIAVSWTALTLIGALACGFAAISYFENPLEDSEKAFMLLINALFNPIVAGILLAAILAAVMSTADSQLLVSSSALAEDFYKALFRKDASQQELVNVGRLAVVVIAVIAALIALNPDSKVLGMVSYAWAGFGAAFGPALILALFWKRMNRNGALAGILVGGITVVVWKQLSGGLFDLYEIIPGFILATVAIIAVSLATEEPSASVQKQFDNAVG is encoded by the coding sequence ATGATTGAAAATCAATTTGCTGTGGGAATGACTTTCTTAGTATATCTGTTAGGGATGCTGGGTATTGGAGTTTGGTCATACTTACGCACTAAGAACCTCTCCGATTATATTTTAGGTGGGCGTAGCCTTGGCCCATTTCCTTCCGCGTTAAGCGCCGGCGCATCCGACATGAGCGGCTGGCTGCTGTTAGGCTTGCCTGGCTATGCGTACGCCGCAGGCTATGAAGCCGCCTGGATCGCTATAGGTCTGTTAGCTGGCACTTGGCTGAACTGGCTTATCGTTGCGCGTCGTCTGCGCGTTTACAGTAAAGCGGCCAACGATTCTCTGACTCTTCCCGAGTTTTTCGAAAACCGCTTTGAAGACAGCAGCCGCCTTCTGCGGGTGATCTCCGCTTTCTTCATTCTCTTGTTCTTCCTGTTCTACACCAGCTCCGGTTTGGTTGCAGGCGGTAAGCTGTTCGCAACTGTGTTTGGCCTGGACTATAACTGGGCGGTATTCGCAGGCGTGCTGGCTGTTGTGTCCTATACGCTTTTCGGCGGTTTCCTCGCAGTTTCCTGGACCGATGTGGTCCAAGGTCTGTTGATGGCGGCGGCGCTGGTCATCGTACCGGTTATCGCTATTAACGCTGATGGCGGCTGGAGTGCAGCCAATGCAGCAATGGCGGCAAAAAACCCCGAGATGCTGAACGTATGGACCAGCGTAAAAGGCGAACCTCTGGGCATTATCGCCATTCTGTCTCTGCTTGGCTGGGGCCTGGGCTACTTCGGTCAACCCCATATCCTGGCTCGTTTTAAAGCCATTCGCTCAGAAAACGATATTCCCATGGCGCGTCGCATTGCCGTGTCCTGGACCGCTCTCACGCTGATCGGAGCCCTCGCCTGTGGTTTTGCAGCGATTTCTTACTTCGAAAATCCGCTGGAAGACTCGGAAAAAGCTTTCATGCTGTTGATCAATGCACTGTTCAATCCAATTGTAGCCGGCATTCTGTTGGCGGCGATCTTGGCGGCGGTCATGAGTACAGCAGACTCTCAGTTGCTGGTCTCCTCATCCGCACTGGCTGAAGACTTCTACAAAGCATTGTTCCGTAAAGATGCAAGCCAGCAGGAACTGGTCAACGTTGGCCGTCTGGCGGTAGTCGTCATCGCCGTCATCGCCGCATTGATTGCATTGAACCCAGATAGCAAAGTACTGGGCATGGTGAGTTATGCATGGGCGGGATTCGGCGCAGCATTTGGACCGGCATTGATCCTGGCCCTGTTCTGGAAACGCATGAACCGTAATGGCGCCCTCGCAGGCATTCTTGTGGGCGGCATCACTGTTGTGGTCTGGAAGCAACTGAGCGGAGGACTGTTCGACCTGTATGAAATCATCCCCGGTTTCATCCTCGCTACCGTTGCGATTATCGCAGTATCTCTAGCGACGGAAGAGCCATCCGCCTCTGTGCAAAAGCAGTTTGACAACGCTGTAGGCTAA
- the putA gene encoding bifunctional proline dehydrogenase/L-glutamate gamma-semialdehyde dehydrogenase PutA, whose amino-acid sequence MFKASSVLSPDIQAVSLDSLWTAITQNYAVDEAAYLEELMALATPGTEELRAITQGATKLIEDVRAQDDSVHMVDALLQEYSLDTQEGVLLMCLAEALMRIPDKATADALIRDKMSAAQWDKHMGKSESTLVNASTWGLLLTGKVVKLDRNIDGTPANVLKRLINKCGEPVIRGAMNQAMKIMGKQFVLGRDISEALQNGRKYRDKGYSYSFDMLGEAALTAEDAERYFQSYIKAIETVGADQYDTRPGASSISIKLSALHPRYEQAHQDRVLTEMYEKVLLLVRAARERNVSLTIDAEEMDRLELSLRLFEKLYRSPDSRGWGEFGLVVQAYSKRALPVLCWLTALAAEQGDRIPVRLVKGAYWDSEIKLCQQRGLPSYPVYTRKESTDVSYLACARFLFSEYARNHIYPQFATHNAHTVASVQALAEKNDRPFEFQRLHGMGDALYNALLAKQKRTVRIYAPVGAHKDLLPYLVRRLLENGANSSFVHRLVDAETPIDSLVQHPVHELTRYSSLANHRIPLPAQIFGNRINSMGVNLFVENQYSPLEKQLRAWDQHQWKACPVINGEHRTLSAPNPVLSPYDQSQSAGTVYWSQSNDVDDALSAAYVGFEKWNNTPVEKRAQSLEKLADLMEAGMPELMALCCREAGKTLQDSIDEVREAVDFCRYYAEQARKHFSKPNVLPGPTGESNELYLEGKGVFVCISPWNFPLAIFIGQVTAALAAGNAVIAKPAEQTSLIAARAIDMMLEAGVAKEAIQFLPGDGAQLGPQLLSDNRVCGVAFTGSTQTAHIINRSLAARDGAIATLIAETGGQNAMIVDSTALPEQVVKDVVQSAFASAGQRCSALRVLFVQKDIADGILELLSGALKELKVDHPKHLSTDVGPVIDAEAQAGLLKHIEEMKANSRWNAEAILPGDHNKGFFVTPSAFEIGSINELSKEHFGPILHIVRYAAEDLDKVIDSINDTGFGLTLGIHSRNETTAAYIEKRVKVGNTYINRNQIGAVVGVQPFGGHGLSGTGPKAGGPHYLLRFANERTRTINTTAVGGNATLLSLGVEHI is encoded by the coding sequence ATGTTTAAAGCTTCATCCGTACTTTCGCCCGACATCCAAGCTGTTAGCCTGGACTCGCTGTGGACGGCGATAACCCAAAATTACGCCGTTGACGAAGCGGCCTATCTGGAAGAACTCATGGCTCTGGCGACGCCCGGAACCGAAGAGTTGAGAGCCATCACCCAAGGCGCCACCAAGCTGATTGAAGACGTCCGCGCCCAGGACGACTCCGTGCACATGGTTGACGCCCTGCTGCAGGAATACAGCCTGGATACGCAGGAGGGCGTGTTGCTGATGTGTCTGGCGGAAGCGCTGATGCGCATTCCCGACAAAGCCACCGCAGACGCACTGATTCGCGACAAGATGTCCGCCGCGCAGTGGGACAAGCACATGGGCAAGAGCGAATCGACGCTCGTCAACGCTTCCACCTGGGGACTGTTGCTGACCGGCAAAGTGGTCAAGCTGGATCGCAATATTGACGGAACGCCCGCCAACGTTCTCAAGCGCCTGATCAACAAGTGCGGCGAGCCGGTTATCCGCGGCGCCATGAACCAAGCCATGAAAATCATGGGCAAGCAGTTCGTTTTGGGACGCGATATCAGTGAAGCGTTGCAGAATGGCCGCAAATACCGTGATAAAGGCTACAGCTACTCTTTCGACATGCTGGGCGAAGCCGCCCTTACCGCGGAAGACGCAGAGCGCTACTTCCAGTCGTACATAAAGGCGATTGAAACAGTCGGAGCCGATCAATACGACACCCGCCCAGGCGCATCCAGCATTTCCATCAAATTATCCGCGTTGCATCCCCGTTACGAGCAAGCCCATCAAGACCGCGTACTCACAGAAATGTACGAGAAGGTCCTGTTGCTGGTCCGCGCCGCTCGCGAACGCAATGTCAGTTTGACCATCGACGCGGAAGAAATGGATCGCCTGGAGCTGTCTCTGCGTCTTTTCGAAAAACTATACCGCTCACCTGACAGCCGCGGCTGGGGCGAGTTTGGACTGGTTGTGCAAGCTTACTCAAAGCGCGCTCTTCCGGTCCTGTGCTGGCTCACGGCGCTGGCGGCGGAGCAAGGCGACCGCATCCCTGTGCGCTTGGTAAAAGGCGCGTATTGGGATAGCGAAATCAAGCTTTGCCAGCAACGCGGTCTGCCCAGCTATCCTGTTTACACTCGCAAAGAAAGCACCGACGTTTCTTATCTGGCTTGCGCCCGATTCCTGTTCAGTGAGTATGCGCGCAACCATATCTACCCGCAGTTCGCCACTCACAACGCGCACACTGTCGCGTCCGTGCAGGCTCTGGCGGAGAAAAACGATCGTCCTTTCGAGTTTCAGCGCCTTCACGGCATGGGCGACGCCCTGTACAACGCCCTGCTGGCCAAGCAAAAACGCACTGTGCGTATTTATGCGCCAGTCGGAGCCCACAAAGACTTACTGCCTTACTTAGTTCGTCGTCTGCTGGAAAATGGAGCCAACTCCTCTTTCGTACACCGTCTGGTGGATGCAGAAACGCCCATCGACAGCCTGGTGCAGCACCCAGTGCATGAGTTGACCCGTTATTCTTCGCTGGCCAACCATCGCATCCCGCTGCCTGCACAGATATTCGGCAACCGTATTAACTCTATGGGAGTGAACCTGTTCGTGGAAAATCAATATTCACCGTTAGAAAAACAACTGAGAGCCTGGGATCAGCACCAGTGGAAAGCCTGCCCCGTTATCAACGGAGAACACCGCACACTGAGCGCGCCCAATCCGGTGTTGAGCCCTTACGACCAGTCCCAATCGGCAGGCACAGTCTACTGGAGCCAATCCAATGACGTGGACGATGCGCTCTCAGCCGCTTACGTCGGTTTCGAAAAATGGAACAACACTCCCGTTGAAAAACGCGCGCAAAGCCTGGAAAAGCTGGCTGACCTGATGGAAGCCGGGATGCCGGAGCTGATGGCGCTTTGCTGTCGCGAAGCAGGTAAAACACTGCAGGACAGCATCGACGAGGTGCGCGAAGCCGTCGATTTCTGCCGCTATTACGCAGAGCAGGCGCGCAAGCACTTCAGCAAACCCAATGTGCTCCCTGGGCCGACAGGCGAATCCAATGAGTTGTACCTGGAAGGCAAAGGCGTATTCGTCTGCATCAGCCCCTGGAACTTCCCGCTGGCGATATTCATTGGTCAGGTCACCGCGGCTCTGGCGGCGGGCAACGCCGTAATCGCCAAGCCTGCGGAGCAAACCAGCCTGATCGCTGCACGCGCCATTGATATGATGCTGGAAGCCGGCGTCGCCAAAGAGGCGATCCAGTTCCTGCCGGGCGACGGCGCCCAATTGGGCCCACAGCTGCTGAGCGACAACCGAGTATGCGGCGTTGCTTTCACCGGCTCCACTCAAACAGCCCATATTATCAACCGCTCTTTGGCGGCTCGCGATGGCGCCATCGCCACCTTGATCGCAGAAACCGGCGGCCAGAACGCCATGATCGTGGACAGCACCGCCCTACCTGAACAGGTGGTCAAAGATGTAGTCCAATCCGCCTTCGCCAGTGCTGGGCAGCGTTGTTCCGCACTACGGGTGCTGTTCGTGCAGAAAGACATCGCCGACGGAATTCTCGAGCTGTTATCCGGCGCACTGAAAGAGCTTAAAGTGGATCATCCGAAACACTTGAGCACTGACGTAGGCCCGGTTATCGATGCAGAAGCTCAGGCAGGACTGCTGAAGCACATCGAAGAAATGAAAGCCAACTCTCGTTGGAACGCAGAAGCGATTCTGCCTGGCGATCACAACAAAGGCTTCTTTGTCACCCCAAGCGCGTTTGAGATCGGCTCTATCAATGAGCTGAGCAAAGAACATTTCGGCCCGATATTGCATATTGTTCGCTATGCTGCTGAAGACCTGGACAAGGTCATCGACAGCATCAACGACACCGGTTTCGGACTGACGCTCGGCATTCATAGCCGGAATGAGACTACCGCCGCTTATATCGAGAAGCGGGTAAAAGTAGGCAACACCTACATTAACCGCAACCAGATAGGCGCAGTGGTTGGCGTTCAACCTTTCGGCGGCCACGGCCTTTCCGGCACCGGCCCGAAAGCGGGCGGTCCTCACTATCTGCTGCGATTCGCCAATGAGCGGACACGCACCATTAACACGACAGCCGTCGGCGGTAACGCAACTCTGCTGTCGCTGGGCGTAGAGCACATTTAA